Proteins from a single region of Numenius arquata chromosome Z, bNumArq3.hap1.1, whole genome shotgun sequence:
- the BTF3 gene encoding transcription factor BTF3 isoform X2: protein MKETIMNQEKLAKLQAQVRIGGKGTARRKKKVVHRTATADDKKLQFSLKKLGVNNISGIEEVNMFTNQGTVIHFNNPKVQASLAANTFTITGHAETKQLTEMLPSILNQLGADSLTSLRRLAEALPKQHLVENFDEASKNEAN, encoded by the exons ATGAAAGAAACAATCATGAACCAAGAAAAGCTTGCCAAGCTGCAGGCCCAAGTGCGCATCGGTGGCAAG ggTACTGCCCGCAGAAAGAAGAAGGTTGTCCACAGAACAGCTACAGCAGATGACaagaaacttcagttttctttgaagaaactGGGAGTCAACAATATTTCTGGAATTGAAGAG gtgAACATGTTTACCAACCAAGGAACAGTCATTCACTTCAATAACCCTAAAGTTCAGGCATCTCTGGCTGCTAACACTTTCACTATCACCGGCCATGCTGAGACAAAGCAGCTGACAGAAATGCTTCCTAGCATCTTAAACCAGCTTGGGGCTGACAGTCTGACCAGCCTGAGGAGATTGGCAGAAGCCCTACCCAAGCAAC ATCTTGTTGAAAACTTCGATGAAGCTTCAAAGAATGAGGCAAACTGA
- the BTF3 gene encoding transcription factor BTF3 isoform X1 produces the protein MKETIMNQEKLAKLQAQVRIGGKGTARRKKKVVHRTATADDKKLQFSLKKLGVNNISGIEEVNMFTNQGTVIHFNNPKVQASLAANTFTITGHAETKQLTEMLPSILNQLGADSLTSLRRLAEALPKQPVDGKAPLATGEDDDDEVPDLVENFDEASKNEAN, from the exons ATGAAAGAAACAATCATGAACCAAGAAAAGCTTGCCAAGCTGCAGGCCCAAGTGCGCATCGGTGGCAAG ggTACTGCCCGCAGAAAGAAGAAGGTTGTCCACAGAACAGCTACAGCAGATGACaagaaacttcagttttctttgaagaaactGGGAGTCAACAATATTTCTGGAATTGAAGAG gtgAACATGTTTACCAACCAAGGAACAGTCATTCACTTCAATAACCCTAAAGTTCAGGCATCTCTGGCTGCTAACACTTTCACTATCACCGGCCATGCTGAGACAAAGCAGCTGACAGAAATGCTTCCTAGCATCTTAAACCAGCTTGGGGCTGACAGTCTGACCAGCCTGAGGAGATTGGCAGAAGCCCTACCCAAGCAAC CTGTGGATGGAAAAGCACCACTTGCTACTGGTGAAGATGACGATGATGAAGTTCCAG ATCTTGTTGAAAACTTCGATGAAGCTTCAAAGAATGAGGCAAACTGA
- the ANKRA2 gene encoding ankyrin repeat family A protein 2: MTEAMASSTNLDAGAQLIVEECPTSYSLPPMPDIKVENQLDSSTEEGPAQSVAMGMKFILPNRFDMNVCSRFVKSLNEEDSKNIQDQVNSDLEVASVLFKAECNIHTSPSPGIQVRHVYTPSTTKHFSPIKQSTTLTNKHRGNEVSTTPLLVNSLSVHQLAAQGEMLYLATRIEQENVINHKDEEGFTPLMWAAAHGQIAVVEFLLQNGADPQILGKGRESALSLACSKGYTDIVKMLLDCGVDVNEYDWNGGTPLLYAVHGNHVKCVKILLENGADPTIETDAGYNSMDLAVALGYRSVQQVIESHLLRLLQNIKE, from the exons ATGACTGAGGCCATGGCATCTTCAACAAACTTAGATGCTGGGGCCCAGTTAATTGTAGAAGAATGTCCGACTAGCTACAGCCTTCCACCCATGCCAGACATTAAAGTGGAGAATCAGCTTGACTCAAGCACAGAGGAAGGCCCAGCTCAGAGTGTTGCCATGGGGATGAAATTCATTTTGCCCAATAGATTTGATATGAATGTCTGCTCACGATTTGTGAAGTCTTTGAATGAGGAGGACAGTAAAAATATTCAAGACCAAGTTAACTCTGACCTTGAAGTGGCATCTGTCTTATTTAAAG CTGAATGCAACATCCACACTTCTCCTTCCCCTGGTATCCAAGTAAGACATGTTTATACTCCATCAACTACTAAGCATTTCTCACCAATAAAGCAATCAACTACCCTAACTAACAAACACAGGGGAAACGAAGTCTCTACAACACCTCTGCTTGTAAACT CTTTATCAGTTCATCAGCTGGCAGCTCAAGGAGAAATGTTGTATCTGGCTACACGTATTGAACAAG aaaatgtaatcAATCATAAGGATGAAGAAGGATTTACTCCTCTGATGTGGGCTGCAGCTCATGGGCAGATAGCAGTAGTGGAATTTCTCCTCCagaat GGTGCAGATCCTCAGATCTTGGGGAAAGGGCGAGAAAGTGCCCTATCGCTGGCTTGCAGTAAAGGATACACAGATATTGTCAAAATGCTGCTCGACTGTGGAGTTGATGTCAATGAATATGACTGG AACGGAGGCACACCTCTCCTATATGCAGTACATGGGAACcatgtgaaatgtgtaaaaattCTCCTTG AAAATGGTGCTGATCCAACTATTGAAACAGATGCTGGCTATAATTCCATGGATTTGGCTGTAGCCTTGGGCTATCGGAGTG tTCAACAGGTTATTGAGTCTCATTTGTTAAGGCTGCTTCAAAATATCAAGGAATAA